The DNA segment TCTTTGCGTCAGCTTCTTCTACACGCCAACTTGAACCAGCTGTAATTTGCGAGTTGAATGAGCCTTCAACATCGCCCCAATTAAACTCAATCGCTTGAGGCGCTGCGCTATAGCCCGAAACTATAAGGGCTAAAGCAATTGGTGTTGTCTTAAAAAATTTCTTCTGAGTTGTGTTTTTCATTTTAGTATCCATCCTATACCTTTAATTTGTTTTCATTCCATTAACAATTAGGTCGTAGGTATTATATTCACATAATACTTTTGTTACACAGTGTCATATACAGGCCAAACGCGCCAAATTATTGTCAATCGAAGCCATTTCGATATTTTATGCGAGCTGCGTCAAAGATTTACAATCAACAAAGAAACTTAATATCGGCGAAGTTACCCCCTAAAGAGGGGGGTAAACAGAGAAATAGTACTAGATAGGTATGTTAGACATGCATTATTCAATAAATATGTTTGTTAGTTTTTTGTTGCTTGATGGAATTGAAGTAGCCATTGTCGGTTGTAAAAACGCCAAATTGAACTACGTAAACTGCCTGTTTTTTTTACATTACCGTCATTAATCGAATTAGCCTGATAACAAACCAACATGGTATCGGTTGCCAATGCTACAACTTTAAATTGGGTCAAACTCCAACGTTGCAACGGTGACTTAGCCAAAAGCCAACTCACAATTTCGCTGCGAGTGGTATAGCTTCCTATTGGTGATATCTCAAATAACTCAGGATGTAAGAAGTCATCAAGCTGCATCCCGGGTTTAGAAAAGTCTGTATGTAATAACGTTTCTTCACGTTGTTTAAACTGTTCAATCAGTACGCTTTCTGCTTTGTCAAAATGGTTCATCCCTACTCCTCTATTTATAGCAATTATCTATTAATACCAATCGGTCTTGCAGCCAAGTTAATTATAGATTTTCTAATCTATTATCTCGACATACCTTCAGCTATTGATAGATAGAGCGGAAGGTATACGAATATAAACAAATTTGGATAAAAATTAATCGATAAAGATATACTTGTGCATTTGAACAGACAACTTCCAATTACGTTCAATACACAGTTTGATCGCTAAATCAGTTGCACGTTTTTGTTGTGAAATCGGTTGCAAACACATGATCTTATCGGACGTATCAATATCAACGATTAGCGCATCAAGTTCTTCAATGTGCTTTTCCATTGCGATCACATGCTTTATTTCATTAGCACGGCGCAATGCACTTTGTAAGACTGGCAACTGACCTTTCATTTGGATCTTTGGCGATACCGTCACCCAAGTCGAATCTGTTGCACGTACTTCCGATGTACCTGAGGTTTCAATCTGGCAGAAATACCCTGCTTGTTCTAATTTTGACGTCAATTCAACAAGATCATATTGGCAAGGCTCACCGCCCGAGATCACAATATGCTTTGCAACAAAACCATTTTTTTGTATCATAGTAATGAATTCTTGTGCAGTAAAGTTAGCCCAGTGTGGTTTATCATCGCAAGCTTTGTTCACCGTTTGTTGAGATACTTGCATCTCAGGGTCTACCAACCAAGTTTGTTTGGTATCACACCAAGAACAACCTACATCACATCCTTGTAGACGAATAAAGATGACGGGAAAACCAGTAAAATGGCCTTCACCTTGCACTGTTTCAAAAATTTCATTAACCGGATACTGCATTTTTATAACCTAATAAACTTCAAGTAACGTTTATTATATCATCTGCCCTATATATTTTTAACATTTTATATAGGACGTTTTCGATCGCACAGTAATTGCTTAGCAATCGCATAATTAGTAGGTAGGTCAATTTATGAAAATATGGCTGTACAATATTTTCACCATTTTTTGTTTTGTGGTTTTAGGGCGTGTCATCAGCATGCTATTACCCGTTGCATTTCCCTCTAGTATCATCGGACTGTTATTACTCTTTGTGGCACTCAGTAGTGGCTTGTTGAAACAAAAATATGTCGAAAAAGCCTGTGAACAACTTAACCGCCACATAGGTATCTTATTTGTACCCGCTGGTGTTGCGCTCATGGGCTACTTTGAATTAGTCCTGCAGAATATAGTCCCACTTATTATGGCTGGGTTTATCGGTACTGTTGTTATTTTCTTTACTGTTGGTCATACCTATTGTTATTTGAATCGTGCCAGTGAAGCGAAACAAAAAACAGCGTTAAACAAACAGCAAGGTGATGATAAATGATC comes from the Moritella yayanosii genome and includes:
- the queE gene encoding 7-carboxy-7-deazaguanine synthase QueE, encoding MQYPVNEIFETVQGEGHFTGFPVIFIRLQGCDVGCSWCDTKQTWLVDPEMQVSQQTVNKACDDKPHWANFTAQEFITMIQKNGFVAKHIVISGGEPCQYDLVELTSKLEQAGYFCQIETSGTSEVRATDSTWVTVSPKIQMKGQLPVLQSALRRANEIKHVIAMEKHIEELDALIVDIDTSDKIMCLQPISQQKRATDLAIKLCIERNWKLSVQMHKYIFID
- a CDS encoding nuclear transport factor 2 family protein: MNHFDKAESVLIEQFKQREETLLHTDFSKPGMQLDDFLHPELFEISPIGSYTTRSEIVSWLLAKSPLQRWSLTQFKVVALATDTMLVCYQANSINDGNVKKTGSLRSSIWRFYNRQWLLQFHQATKN
- a CDS encoding CidA/LrgA family protein, translated to MKIWLYNIFTIFCFVVLGRVISMLLPVAFPSSIIGLLLLFVALSSGLLKQKYVEKACEQLNRHIGILFVPAGVALMGYFELVLQNIVPLIMAGFIGTVVIFFTVGHTYCYLNRASEAKQKTALNKQQGDDK